From Bradyrhizobium symbiodeficiens, the proteins below share one genomic window:
- a CDS encoding redoxin domain-containing protein has product MRTDIMPGVTFPDYELSDHTAKHRKLSELQGDDPMIVVLGRGGFCPKDRRQTEGLVQLHREMEVGYCRLVTITTDTITETNEYRSGAGAHWPFLSDPRRIVQKDLDIAEYTDPVHNPMIPHVVVLEPRLVVHKIYNGYWFFGRPTMEELRQDLRAVSMKCRPDWDITAPGFKALWDQGRKEHFYPYGKAYRETLSGRD; this is encoded by the coding sequence ATGCGAACTGACATCATGCCGGGCGTGACCTTCCCGGATTACGAACTCAGCGACCACACCGCAAAGCACCGCAAACTCTCCGAGTTGCAGGGGGACGATCCCATGATCGTCGTGCTCGGCCGCGGCGGATTCTGCCCGAAGGATCGTCGCCAGACCGAAGGGCTGGTTCAGCTCCATCGCGAGATGGAGGTCGGCTATTGCCGGCTGGTCACGATCACGACCGACACCATCACCGAGACCAATGAATATCGCAGCGGCGCCGGCGCGCACTGGCCCTTCCTCTCGGACCCCAGGCGGATCGTCCAGAAGGACCTCGACATCGCCGAATACACCGATCCCGTCCACAATCCCATGATCCCGCATGTCGTCGTGCTGGAGCCCCGCCTCGTCGTTCACAAGATTTACAACGGCTACTGGTTCTTCGGGCGTCCGACCATGGAGGAACTGCGCCAGGACCTCAGGGCCGTCAGCATGAAGTGCCGCCCGGATTGGGACATCACCGCGCCCGGATTCAAGGCGCTCTGGGATCAGGGCCGCAAGGAGCATTTTTATCCCTACGGCAAGGCTTATCGCGAAACGCTCAGTGGCCGGGACTAG
- a CDS encoding DUF2059 domain-containing protein, with protein MKSVLKFLPAATLAVGLALSVVPAAAQQAAPKAAAAPAQPKASPAAVAAAKEILQIKNATAMYAGAVPGLVQKTKIALIQQNLNYQKDLNEVAPIVEQQLNGRQNEIGDGMAQIYASEFTEQELKDLVTFYKSPLGKKLIDAEPRAIGLSMAFMNSWAQNFSETVMGAFRAEMRKRGKEI; from the coding sequence ATGAAGAGCGTCTTGAAGTTTTTGCCGGCTGCGACCCTCGCTGTGGGACTGGCCCTCTCGGTCGTCCCGGCCGCCGCGCAGCAGGCCGCGCCCAAGGCAGCTGCCGCACCCGCGCAGCCGAAAGCCTCGCCCGCAGCGGTCGCGGCGGCCAAAGAGATTCTGCAGATCAAGAACGCCACCGCGATGTACGCGGGCGCCGTGCCCGGTCTCGTCCAGAAGACCAAGATCGCGCTGATCCAGCAGAACCTGAACTACCAGAAGGACCTCAACGAGGTCGCCCCGATCGTCGAACAGCAGCTGAATGGCCGCCAGAACGAGATCGGCGATGGCATGGCACAGATCTATGCCAGCGAGTTCACCGAGCAGGAGCTGAAGGATCTCGTCACCTTCTACAAGTCGCCGCTGGGCAAGAAGCTGATCGACGCCGAGCCGCGCGCCATCGGGCTCAGCATGGCCTTCATGAACTCCTGGGCCCAGAACTTCTCCGAGACCGTGATGGGGGCCTTCCGCGCCGAGATGCGCAAGCGTGGCAAGGAGATCTGA
- the rpiA gene encoding ribose-5-phosphate isomerase RpiA: MNMDQLKRQAAARALEEVRDGMQLGLGTGSTAKHFVELLGERVAAGLKVIGVPTSEATRLDAIRCGVPLTTLDEIDHLDITIDGADEIDPELNLIKGGGGALLREKIVAAASDRMIVIADDTKWVPTLGKFPLPIEVIPFGLGATRRAIEKAFAECGVSGQMAVRNAKGGDKDGHVLVTDGGHWIVDAKLGRIEDPARLAKALSVIPGVVEHGLFIGLASSAVLAGGEGIRVIERRKPKGDWE; this comes from the coding sequence GTGAATATGGACCAGTTGAAGCGACAGGCCGCTGCGCGCGCGCTCGAGGAGGTGCGGGACGGCATGCAGCTCGGGCTCGGCACCGGCTCGACCGCCAAGCATTTCGTCGAGCTGCTCGGTGAGCGCGTCGCCGCCGGGCTCAAGGTGATCGGCGTGCCGACCTCCGAGGCGACTCGCCTCGATGCTATCAGGTGCGGCGTGCCGCTGACCACGCTGGATGAGATCGACCATCTCGACATCACCATCGACGGCGCCGACGAGATCGATCCCGAGCTCAACCTGATCAAGGGCGGCGGCGGTGCGCTGCTGCGCGAGAAGATCGTGGCTGCGGCCTCGGATCGCATGATCGTGATCGCCGATGACACCAAATGGGTGCCGACGCTGGGCAAATTTCCGCTCCCGATCGAGGTCATCCCCTTCGGGCTTGGTGCGACGCGCCGGGCGATCGAGAAGGCATTTGCCGAATGCGGCGTTTCCGGGCAAATGGCGGTCCGCAACGCCAAAGGCGGGGACAAGGACGGCCACGTTTTGGTCACCGACGGCGGCCACTGGATCGTCGATGCAAAGCTCGGACGGATCGAGGATCCTGCTCGTCTCGCCAAGGCGTTGAGCGTGATCCCCGGCGTGGTCGAGCACGGGTTATTCATCGGCTTGGCCAGCTCGGCTGTATTGGCGGGCGGCGAGGGAATTCGCGTGATTGAACGGCGTAAGCCGAAAGGAGACTGGGAATGA
- a CDS encoding class II glutamine amidotransferase: protein MCRWIAYRGETTSFEPFVTEPEHSLVAQSIRSLQSTAGSNGDGFGLGWYGEHPEPGLYRETRPAWSDENLRYLCRHLRSHLFFAHVRAATGTAVTRQNCHPFACGHWMFMHNGFVGSWNRLRRKVEALIPDAYYPSRLGTTDSEAVFLAMMGAGLDGDPLGATRRVLQALVGLVNEGNLRERLRFTSAIANGRDLYAFRVAVNDAANTLYYREDGGQVIVVSEPFDKESDWIEVPPNHALIARASESVKIVPFDATICGSADREPVPARRISARR, encoded by the coding sequence ATGTGCCGCTGGATCGCATACCGGGGCGAGACCACCTCGTTCGAGCCTTTCGTCACCGAGCCCGAACATTCGCTGGTCGCGCAAAGCATCCGCTCGCTGCAATCCACGGCGGGCTCCAACGGCGACGGATTCGGTCTCGGCTGGTACGGCGAGCATCCGGAGCCCGGGCTCTATCGCGAGACGCGGCCGGCGTGGTCCGACGAAAACCTGCGCTACCTCTGCCGGCATCTGCGCTCGCATTTGTTCTTCGCGCACGTGCGGGCCGCGACCGGCACGGCGGTGACGCGGCAGAATTGCCATCCCTTTGCCTGCGGCCACTGGATGTTCATGCACAACGGATTCGTCGGGAGCTGGAATCGGCTGCGGCGCAAGGTCGAGGCGCTGATCCCCGATGCTTATTATCCGTCGCGGCTGGGCACGACTGATTCGGAAGCCGTGTTCCTGGCGATGATGGGTGCCGGCCTCGACGGCGACCCGCTTGGAGCGACGCGGCGCGTGCTGCAGGCCCTGGTCGGCCTTGTCAACGAAGGCAATCTGCGCGAACGGCTGCGCTTCACCAGTGCGATCGCCAACGGCCGGGATCTCTATGCCTTCCGCGTTGCGGTCAACGACGCCGCGAACACGCTCTATTACCGGGAAGACGGCGGTCAGGTCATCGTCGTGTCCGAACCGTTCGACAAGGAATCGGACTGGATCGAAGTGCCGCCAAATCACGCGCTGATCGCCCGCGCGTCCGAAAGCGTGAAGATCGTTCCGTTCGACGCGACAATTTGCGGTAGCGCCGACAGGGAACCCGTCCCTGCCAGAAGGATTAGTGCCCGCAGGTGA
- a CDS encoding nuclear transport factor 2 family protein, protein MDDQVTLAALRRHWDASDANDFEAEHDIYREDAVLDYPQSGERIRGRSNIRESRTVQPNKKRFTVRRIIGGGDLWVSEFALSYDGVPSYVVSIMEFRDGLVAHETQYFGDRFDPGPSRAHLVERVG, encoded by the coding sequence ATGGATGATCAAGTGACACTGGCAGCGCTCAGGCGCCATTGGGACGCCTCGGATGCGAACGATTTCGAAGCCGAGCACGATATCTATCGCGAGGACGCCGTGCTCGACTATCCGCAGTCGGGTGAGCGGATCCGCGGCCGCAGCAACATCCGGGAAAGCCGGACGGTGCAGCCGAACAAGAAGCGCTTCACGGTTCGGCGGATCATCGGCGGCGGTGATCTCTGGGTAAGCGAGTTCGCGCTGAGCTATGACGGGGTGCCGTCCTATGTCGTCAGCATCATGGAATTCCGCGACGGCCTCGTGGCACACGAAACGCAATATTTCGGCGACCGGTTCGACCCCGGACCGTCCCGTGCGCATCTCGTCGAGCGGGTGGGATAG
- a CDS encoding alpha/beta fold hydrolase, translated as MRLLKKRSPSLATTTLHTLAQHPLASTLVAAAGLMAAAAVVNRRLADKAQRDNPPQGRFIDVDGVRLHYVERGSGRPLVLLHGNGSMIQDFESSGLIDLASKDYRVIVFDRPGFGHSLRPRNVVWTPAAQADLFKDALAQLGVEKAIVLGHSWGASVAIALASRHPSMVEALILASGYYFPTARTDAMMAMAGPAIPGFGDILSYTISPILSRLMWPAMLRQLFGPKSVPQKFDGFPKSLAVRPSQLRAGAAEAALMVPAAMLSAKTYGELAMPVTILAGEDDRLIDIDEQSGRLHDEIKHSKMRRVPNAGHMIQQSDTADLMAAVDEAAAGTLH; from the coding sequence ATGCGCTTACTGAAAAAACGTTCGCCATCGCTGGCGACTACGACCCTTCATACTCTTGCACAGCATCCCTTGGCCTCCACCCTTGTCGCGGCAGCCGGCCTGATGGCAGCGGCCGCGGTCGTCAATCGGCGCCTTGCCGACAAGGCGCAGCGCGACAACCCACCCCAAGGACGATTCATCGACGTCGACGGAGTTCGCCTGCATTACGTGGAGCGCGGATCCGGACGTCCCCTGGTCCTGCTCCATGGCAATGGCAGCATGATCCAGGATTTCGAGTCGAGCGGCCTGATCGACCTCGCGTCCAAGGACTATCGCGTCATTGTGTTCGACCGTCCCGGCTTCGGCCACAGCCTCAGGCCCCGCAACGTGGTGTGGACGCCTGCAGCCCAGGCCGACCTCTTCAAGGATGCCCTTGCGCAACTCGGCGTCGAGAAGGCGATCGTGCTCGGACATTCCTGGGGAGCGTCGGTTGCGATCGCCCTGGCAAGCAGGCATCCCTCAATGGTCGAGGCCCTGATACTGGCGTCGGGCTATTATTTCCCGACAGCCCGCACCGACGCGATGATGGCGATGGCAGGGCCGGCGATCCCGGGATTTGGCGATATCCTCAGTTACACCATCTCCCCGATCCTCAGCCGTCTGATGTGGCCGGCGATGCTGCGTCAGCTGTTCGGACCCAAATCCGTCCCGCAAAAGTTTGACGGCTTCCCCAAATCACTGGCCGTGCGTCCATCGCAGCTTCGGGCCGGCGCGGCCGAGGCGGCGCTGATGGTCCCTGCTGCAATGCTGTCTGCGAAGACCTACGGCGAACTGGCCATGCCGGTCACCATCCTGGCCGGCGAGGATGACCGTCTCATCGACATCGACGAGCAGTCCGGCCGGCTGCATGACGAAATCAAGCACAGCAAGATGCGCCGCGTCCCGAATGCGGGTCACATGATCCAGCAGTCGGACACGGCCGACCTGATGGCCGCTGTCGACGAGGCCGCGGCCGGAACGCTGCACTGA
- a CDS encoding HAD family hydrolase: MTSPHTIVFDLDGTLVDTAPDLITALNHVLDREGLPPVPMASARNMIGAGARKLIERGLEAEGRSVTPADMDRMTADFIAYYADHIAVESRPFEGLEAALDHFSAQGHRLAVCTNKLEWLSKRLLDQLDLSRRFAAICGADTFGVQKPDPTIFRETVARAGGAVKASIMVGDAGTDVGVARRAGVPVIGVSFGYTDVPIAELKPDRLIHHMRDLPAAASSLMTV; this comes from the coding sequence ATGACCTCCCCTCACACCATCGTCTTCGATCTCGACGGTACGCTTGTGGATACGGCGCCCGACCTGATCACCGCGCTGAACCATGTGCTCGACCGCGAAGGGCTGCCGCCGGTGCCGATGGCCTCGGCCCGCAACATGATCGGCGCCGGCGCCCGCAAGCTGATCGAGCGGGGGCTGGAGGCCGAGGGCCGCAGCGTCACCCCCGCCGACATGGACCGGATGACCGCGGATTTCATCGCCTATTACGCCGACCATATCGCGGTCGAATCCCGCCCCTTCGAGGGGCTCGAGGCCGCGCTGGACCATTTTTCAGCGCAAGGCCATCGCCTCGCCGTCTGCACCAACAAGCTGGAATGGCTGTCGAAGCGGCTTTTGGACCAGCTCGACCTCAGCCGCCGCTTCGCGGCGATCTGCGGCGCGGACACCTTTGGCGTCCAGAAGCCCGACCCCACGATTTTTCGTGAAACGGTGGCGCGCGCCGGCGGAGCGGTCAAAGCGAGCATCATGGTCGGCGATGCCGGAACCGATGTCGGGGTCGCTCGCCGGGCCGGAGTGCCCGTGATCGGGGTCAGTTTTGGCTATACCGATGTGCCGATCGCCGAGCTGAAGCCGGACCGGCTGATCCATCACATGCGTGACCTTCCGGCCGCCGCCAGCAGCCTGATGACCGTATAG
- a CDS encoding MOSC and FAD-binding oxidoreductase domain-containing protein, with the protein MARLLSLNVGLPRDVAWQGRTVHTGIWKTSVTGPRHVRRLNIDGDGQGDTAGHGGEQRAVFVYQDESYRYWQKHLGRSDLVHGQFGENFTVEGLADTEVCIGDRYRIGSALFEVTQPRVTCYRLGIRMDEPDMPALLVKHGRPGFYFRVIEEGDVEAGDKIVQVESGPEGMSVAEIDALLYLPPHPPERLARALKIPALSRGWNHSFAALLAQKDSAAAGNAGLGPTAGPAPAWRGFRPFRVSRKIAESASVTSLILEPADGQPSAAALPGQFVVVRLGPSAMTRSYSLSSRADAASYRISIKREAHGAASFYVAETIQAGDIVPVGAPRGSFTLHSDARPVVLLSAGIGVTPVLAMLHALAAERTTRDVWWLHGTRNGREHPFAAEARELLAGLAHHHSHVCFSAPDPADRPGADFDSAGRLDRQRLQMLDVPRDGDFYLCGPTAFMSDLTIGLAALGVAPDRIHTELFGSKPSLTPGIAAAPKTTPHQPAGARGPGPMVSFARSGLNVCWGPSYANLLELAEACDVPVRWSCRTGVCHNCESGLVAGEVIYTADPLDPPAEGNLLICCARPQGDVVIDL; encoded by the coding sequence ATGGCTCGTCTGCTCTCCCTCAATGTCGGCCTGCCGCGCGACGTCGCCTGGCAAGGCAGGACCGTCCATACCGGGATCTGGAAGACTTCCGTCACAGGCCCGCGCCATGTACGCCGGCTCAACATCGACGGCGACGGTCAGGGAGATACGGCGGGTCACGGCGGCGAGCAGCGCGCCGTCTTCGTCTATCAGGACGAGTCCTATCGATACTGGCAGAAACATCTCGGCCGTTCCGACCTCGTTCATGGCCAATTCGGCGAGAATTTCACCGTCGAGGGCCTGGCCGACACCGAGGTCTGCATCGGTGATCGCTACAGGATCGGATCGGCTCTGTTCGAGGTCACGCAGCCGCGCGTCACCTGTTACCGGCTCGGCATTCGCATGGACGAGCCCGATATGCCCGCGCTGCTCGTCAAGCACGGCCGGCCAGGCTTCTACTTCCGTGTCATCGAGGAAGGCGACGTCGAGGCCGGCGACAAGATCGTGCAGGTCGAAAGCGGTCCGGAAGGCATGAGCGTAGCCGAGATCGATGCGCTGCTTTACTTGCCCCCTCATCCGCCCGAGCGCCTCGCGCGCGCGCTGAAAATTCCGGCGCTGAGCCGCGGCTGGAATCACTCCTTTGCAGCGCTGCTCGCGCAGAAGGACAGCGCCGCCGCGGGAAACGCCGGGCTCGGCCCAACCGCTGGTCCGGCGCCGGCCTGGCGCGGCTTCCGCCCGTTCCGCGTGTCGCGCAAGATCGCCGAAAGTGCCAGCGTGACCTCGCTGATCCTCGAGCCCGCTGATGGACAGCCGTCGGCAGCCGCCCTGCCCGGTCAATTCGTCGTCGTGCGGCTGGGGCCATCGGCGATGACGCGCAGCTATTCGCTGTCGAGCCGCGCCGACGCCGCATCCTATCGCATCAGCATCAAGCGCGAGGCGCACGGCGCGGCCAGCTTCTATGTCGCCGAGACGATCCAGGCTGGCGATATCGTGCCGGTCGGTGCGCCGCGCGGCAGCTTCACGCTCCACTCCGATGCGCGGCCTGTGGTGCTGCTGAGCGCGGGCATCGGCGTGACGCCGGTGCTCGCCATGCTGCACGCCCTCGCCGCGGAACGCACGACGCGGGACGTCTGGTGGCTGCATGGCACACGCAACGGCCGTGAGCATCCATTCGCTGCCGAAGCGCGCGAACTTCTTGCGGGATTGGCGCATCATCACAGCCATGTCTGCTTCAGCGCACCCGATCCGGCCGACCGTCCAGGAGCCGACTTCGACAGCGCGGGTCGTCTGGATCGACAGCGGCTCCAGATGCTCGACGTTCCCAGGGACGGCGATTTCTATCTCTGCGGACCGACGGCCTTCATGAGCGATCTCACCATCGGCCTCGCCGCGCTGGGCGTCGCGCCCGATCGCATCCACACCGAGCTGTTCGGTAGCAAGCCCTCGCTGACACCGGGTATCGCCGCCGCGCCGAAGACGACTCCACATCAGCCGGCAGGAGCACGCGGCCCGGGTCCGATGGTGTCGTTCGCCCGCAGCGGCCTCAATGTCTGCTGGGGGCCCTCCTACGCCAACCTGCTCGAGCTCGCCGAGGCATGCGATGTCCCGGTGCGCTGGTCGTGTCGGACGGGGGTTTGCCACAACTGCGAGAGCGGGCTCGTGGCCGGAGAGGTCATCTACACGGCGGATCCACTCGACCCGCCCGCGGAGGGAAATCTGCTGATCTGCTGCGCACGACCGCAAGGCGACGTCGTAATCGATCTCTAG
- a CDS encoding carboxylate-amine ligase — protein sequence MTFASDVLKLLRLDSSDDKQHLVIRSAGGGAKAAEYSFGIEEEYFLADRRSFEVAIHTPNELFESANWSTGGQAMREMLQSQLEVATNVHVDVNDAREELRFLRREVANVAAQYGFVIMACGTHPTAVWRMSQPSPKPRYEDMIEDLRSIGHRNMMCGMHVHVQLPDPEKRMAVMRAMLPDLPLFIALSASSPFWNSHKTGLKGYRLAAYSELPRTGLPELFESRQDYDDYVGALQRSGVIPDESHIWWAMRPSMRHPTLELRAPDTCTLVDDAVAIASLYRCLTRHLYLRPHLSKEVTAVERAIAVENKWRAQRYGTDCIFASKDGPVAISEMLSRIIDDTAGDAEALGCTAEIEHCRTIVERGSSAEFQLRAYRDNGDDIAAVSRWIATSTISGTSAPIGRSAPAAS from the coding sequence ATGACTTTTGCTTCGGATGTATTGAAATTGCTGCGCCTCGATTCATCAGATGACAAGCAGCATCTCGTGATTCGCTCCGCTGGCGGCGGGGCCAAGGCAGCTGAATACTCCTTCGGCATCGAGGAGGAGTATTTCCTGGCCGACCGCCGCAGTTTCGAGGTCGCGATCCACACGCCCAACGAGTTGTTCGAGTCGGCGAACTGGTCGACCGGCGGCCAGGCCATGCGCGAGATGCTGCAATCTCAGCTCGAGGTCGCCACCAACGTCCACGTCGACGTCAACGACGCCCGCGAAGAGCTTCGCTTCCTGCGGCGCGAAGTCGCCAATGTCGCCGCGCAATATGGTTTCGTGATCATGGCCTGCGGCACGCACCCGACCGCGGTGTGGCGCATGTCGCAGCCGAGCCCGAAGCCGCGCTATGAGGACATGATCGAGGATCTGCGCAGCATTGGCCATCGCAACATGATGTGCGGTATGCATGTGCACGTCCAGCTGCCCGATCCCGAGAAGCGCATGGCGGTGATGCGGGCGATGCTGCCGGATCTGCCGCTGTTCATCGCGCTGTCCGCGTCCTCCCCGTTCTGGAATTCGCACAAGACCGGACTGAAGGGCTACCGTCTCGCCGCCTATTCCGAGCTGCCGCGCACCGGCCTTCCCGAACTGTTCGAGAGCCGGCAGGACTACGACGACTATGTTGGCGCCTTGCAGCGCTCCGGCGTCATTCCCGACGAGAGCCACATCTGGTGGGCGATGCGCCCCTCGATGCGGCACCCGACCCTCGAGCTTCGCGCGCCCGACACCTGCACTTTGGTCGACGACGCCGTCGCCATCGCCTCGCTCTATCGCTGCCTGACGCGCCACCTCTATCTGCGACCCCATCTGTCGAAGGAGGTCACGGCGGTCGAACGCGCGATTGCGGTGGAGAACAAGTGGCGCGCCCAGCGCTACGGCACCGATTGCATCTTTGCCTCCAAGGACGGGCCGGTCGCGATCTCGGAGATGCTCTCCCGAATCATCGACGACACCGCCGGGGACGCCGAGGCGCTGGGCTGCACAGCCGAGATCGAGCATTGCCGCACCATCGTGGAGCGCGGCAGCTCGGCCGAATTCCAGCTTCGCGCCTACCGCGACAACGGCGACGACATCGCAGCCGTGTCACGATGGATCGCGACATCGACGATCTCGGGGACGAGCGCGCCGATCGGGCGCAGTGCGCCTGCGGCGTCATAG
- a CDS encoding tetratricopeptide repeat protein — translation MTNSEVSNDPSGKPPPSDDEPPDKAVSDKEQSGKSPSDRNLKVRLRARLQVIAGALASIAAVGAIAGGLVGYWTVWKTLRTDVFPESQKTQKQATARPDLAPRLSLVVLPFANLNNDAEQDYFADGITTDLTTDLAQMPDTFVIGRGTAFTYKNKQVDLKTLGKDLGIRWAVQGAVQRAGDRVRMNVSLADLSTGRDVWSDRFDGDRMNLADLQEQVTARLARSLNVELIQAESRRSLMDPPTNPDAKDFSMRGWAKVYQPQTKVTNAQAMDLFDSALRLDPDNIDAMLGKAWCIVSGVLSGSSTSVMEDKKIATSLVDRVLAKRPASANAHVTKGNTLLYGDPERALPEFDAALEIDPNSPVAHATKGIAFVTAGRAHEAFSPVQIALRLSPKDPSADVWHFFLCHAHVHVRQYNEAIEECRRSINLNKLNWMPYADLISAYEATGQLEMAHQMIAELNAVRPDFTVQWFRQVGYARSSNPQFRREYDDIVDGLRKAGVRDR, via the coding sequence GTGACAAACTCGGAAGTCTCCAACGACCCATCTGGCAAACCGCCGCCATCCGATGATGAGCCGCCCGACAAAGCGGTATCCGACAAGGAGCAGTCTGGGAAGTCGCCATCCGACCGCAATTTAAAGGTTCGCCTGCGAGCACGATTGCAGGTGATCGCCGGTGCGCTCGCCTCTATTGCCGCCGTCGGTGCAATCGCGGGCGGCCTGGTCGGTTACTGGACTGTTTGGAAGACGCTCCGCACAGATGTGTTTCCAGAAAGCCAAAAGACGCAAAAACAGGCTACGGCCCGGCCCGACCTTGCTCCCCGTTTGTCCCTCGTCGTCCTGCCATTCGCAAACCTCAACAACGATGCAGAGCAGGATTATTTCGCCGACGGTATTACGACCGATCTGACGACCGACCTCGCGCAAATGCCCGATACATTCGTGATCGGGCGCGGGACGGCTTTTACCTACAAGAACAAGCAGGTGGATCTCAAGACGCTGGGCAAGGACCTTGGTATTAGATGGGCCGTACAGGGCGCCGTGCAACGGGCCGGAGATCGGGTCCGGATGAACGTGTCGCTCGCTGACCTTTCGACCGGTCGCGACGTCTGGTCGGATCGTTTTGACGGCGATCGGATGAATCTCGCCGACTTGCAGGAGCAAGTCACGGCGCGGCTCGCCCGCTCTCTCAACGTTGAACTCATCCAGGCCGAAAGCCGACGCAGCCTGATGGACCCGCCAACGAATCCAGATGCTAAGGATTTCAGCATGCGCGGCTGGGCGAAGGTCTATCAACCTCAAACCAAGGTTACGAACGCGCAGGCAATGGACTTGTTTGACAGCGCGCTGCGCCTCGATCCAGACAACATTGACGCAATGCTCGGGAAAGCGTGGTGCATCGTCAGTGGCGTGCTCTCCGGATCGTCAACGTCCGTGATGGAAGACAAGAAGATTGCGACCAGCTTGGTTGATCGAGTGCTTGCCAAACGCCCGGCGAGTGCAAACGCGCACGTAACCAAGGGAAACACTTTGCTATACGGAGATCCCGAGAGAGCGTTGCCTGAATTCGACGCCGCTCTGGAAATCGACCCCAATTCGCCGGTCGCGCATGCAACAAAGGGAATCGCATTTGTCACGGCGGGACGCGCGCACGAAGCATTCTCCCCGGTCCAGATCGCCTTGCGCCTAAGCCCCAAAGATCCGTCCGCTGACGTTTGGCACTTCTTCCTTTGTCATGCCCACGTGCATGTGCGCCAATACAACGAAGCCATTGAGGAATGCAGGCGCTCGATCAATCTGAACAAATTGAACTGGATGCCGTATGCGGATCTGATTTCAGCTTATGAAGCCACGGGCCAACTGGAAATGGCCCACCAAATGATAGCCGAATTAAATGCAGTCCGGCCGGACTTCACGGTCCAGTGGTTCCGTCAAGTGGGCTACGCGCGTTCGAGCAATCCGCAGTTTCGCCGTGAGTACGATGACATCGTCGATGGGCTCAGAAAGGCTGGCGTCCGCGATCGATGA
- the gor gene encoding glutathione-disulfide reductase translates to MAEFDVDLFVIGGGSGGVRAARIAAGYGARVMIAEEYRMGGTCVIRGCVPKKLFVIGSHFRHELEDAAGFGWTVPPASFDWPTLIANKDKEIARLEAAYTANVEKSGAQIVKSRAVIEDKHTVRLLENDRKITARYILIATGGAPNHGAAIPGIEHVISSNEAFHLKKLPKRIVIQGGGYIALEFAGIFAGFGSDVTVIYRGDNILRGFDEDVRSHVRAEMEKQGITILTGCTVSKVDRHGDEFTTHLSNGSSIASDQVMFAIGRHPAVANLGLENAGVAINPANGGIAVDHFSKSSVDSIYAIGDVTHRFNLTPVAIREGHAFADTVFGKRTVQVDHANIPTAVFSQPEVGTVGLTETEARAQFSHVDIYKTSFRPIKATMSGRDTRVLMKLVVDGASDRVLGCHIVGEAAAEITQAVAIAVKMKATKADFDATIALHPTAAEELVTMRTPTARHVRQAAE, encoded by the coding sequence ATGGCTGAATTCGACGTCGACCTCTTCGTCATCGGTGGTGGTTCGGGCGGCGTGCGTGCCGCCCGTATCGCGGCTGGTTACGGCGCCCGCGTGATGATCGCGGAAGAGTACCGCATGGGCGGCACCTGCGTGATCCGCGGCTGCGTGCCGAAGAAGCTGTTCGTGATCGGCTCGCATTTCCGCCACGAGCTCGAGGATGCCGCGGGTTTCGGCTGGACCGTTCCGCCCGCCAGCTTCGACTGGCCGACGCTGATCGCCAACAAGGACAAGGAGATCGCGCGGCTCGAGGCGGCCTACACCGCCAACGTCGAGAAGTCGGGCGCGCAGATCGTCAAGAGCCGCGCGGTGATCGAGGACAAGCACACCGTCCGCCTGCTTGAAAACGACCGCAAGATCACCGCAAGATACATCCTGATCGCCACCGGCGGCGCGCCCAACCATGGCGCCGCGATCCCCGGCATCGAGCACGTGATCTCCTCCAACGAGGCGTTCCATTTGAAGAAGCTGCCGAAGCGGATCGTGATCCAGGGCGGCGGCTATATCGCGCTGGAATTCGCCGGCATCTTCGCCGGCTTCGGCTCCGACGTCACCGTGATCTATCGCGGCGACAACATCCTTCGCGGCTTCGACGAGGATGTTCGCAGCCATGTTCGTGCCGAGATGGAGAAGCAGGGCATCACCATTCTCACCGGCTGCACGGTGAGCAAAGTCGACCGCCACGGCGATGAATTCACCACGCATCTGTCGAACGGATCGAGCATCGCCTCGGACCAGGTGATGTTCGCGATCGGCCGCCACCCGGCAGTGGCCAATCTCGGGCTGGAGAACGCCGGCGTTGCCATCAACCCCGCGAACGGCGGCATCGCGGTCGACCATTTCTCGAAGAGCTCGGTCGACAGCATCTATGCGATCGGCGACGTCACCCATCGATTCAATTTGACGCCGGTCGCGATCCGAGAGGGCCATGCCTTCGCGGACACCGTGTTCGGCAAGCGTACGGTGCAGGTCGATCACGCCAACATTCCGACCGCGGTGTTCTCGCAGCCGGAGGTCGGCACGGTTGGTCTGACGGAAACCGAGGCGCGTGCCCAATTCAGTCACGTCGACATTTACAAGACCTCGTTCCGCCCGATCAAGGCGACGATGTCGGGCCGCGACACCCGCGTGCTGATGAAGCTGGTCGTCGACGGTGCGAGCGACCGCGTGCTCGGCTGCCACATCGTCGGCGAGGCCGCCGCCGAGATCACGCAAGCCGTCGCGATCGCGGTGAAGATGAAGGCGACCAAGGCCGATTTCGACGCGACCATCGCGCTGCATCCGACCGCGGCCGAAGAGCTGGTCACCATGCGCACCCCGACCGCGCGCCACGTGCGCCAGGCCGCGGAGTAG